From one Lolium rigidum isolate FL_2022 chromosome 4, APGP_CSIRO_Lrig_0.1, whole genome shotgun sequence genomic stretch:
- the LOC124650412 gene encoding uncharacterized protein LOC124650412 encodes MAMAAARKATSSTAARSAAARFGQTRPRSSGTRASSVGEEEKLAREAVGREIQQKKEELYDVIAKAEQSFGTRSFQNMRLLQHLSVQVNPRPWDWEWRHRRFSRRVNSVLEIAGFFSLGCMVSHWSKEYKKLREELRVLKEEQEAGEGGRLMSN; translated from the exons atggcgatggcggcggcgaggaaggcgacGTCCAGCACCGCGGCGCGTTCGGCGGCGGCGAGGTTCGGCCAGACGAGGCCCCGCTCCTCCGGCACCAGGGCCTCCAGCGTCGGCGAGGAGGAGAAG CTTGCTCGTGAGGCGGTTGGGCGCGAGATCCAACAGAAGAAGGAGGAGCTCTACGACGTGATCGCCAAGGCAGAGCAGAGTTTTGGGACTCGCAGCTTCCAGAACATGCGCCTACTCCAGCACCTCTCCGTGCAAGTCAACCCAAGGCCGTGGGACTGGGAGTG GCGCCATCGCCGGTTTTCGAGGAGGGTGAACAGCGTGCTGGAGATAGCAGGCTTCTTCTCGCTTGGTTGCATGGTGTCCCACTGGTCGAAGGAGTACAAGAAATTGCGTGAAGAGCTCCGTGTGCTGAAGGAAGAGCAGGAAGCAGGAGAAGGAGGTCGCCTGATGTCGAACTAG